One segment of Primulina tabacum isolate GXHZ01 chromosome 6, ASM2559414v2, whole genome shotgun sequence DNA contains the following:
- the LOC142549376 gene encoding uncharacterized protein LOC142549376 isoform X1 yields MSGWSSKMIGEEQVKNLLYSIVKWEIIAAGKVDELAMDENIMEFVLVPLGMGVLLTYHFWLLYNIIRNPRRTVIGLNAESRHKWVFCLMADPLKNGVLAVQTLRNNIMASTLLATTAITLSSLISVYVSNKSTSSLESIHGNSSSIMSSVKFSAILVCFLFAFFCNVQSIRYYAHVSFLVSVPSASTDSKDSIEYVEMNLNKGSFFWSLGLRAFYLSFPLFLWVFGPVPMFVCCCVMSLLLYFLDTTTKFTRNLYTHSVREDTNGEDVESAVFRT; encoded by the exons ATGTCCGGATGGAGTAGCAAAATGATAGGCGAAGAACAGGTGAAGAATCTCCTTTACTCTATTGTAAAGTGGGAAATAATTGCTGCCGGAAAGGTGGATGAATTGGCTATGGACGAGAATATAATGGAATTCGTGCTGGTCCCTTTAGGCATGGGGGTGCTGTTGACGTATCATTTTTGGCTTCTTTACAATATAATACGTAATCCCAGAAGAACTGTGATCGGGCTTAATGCTGAAAGTCGCCACAAATGGGTCTTCTGCTTGATGGCT GATCCACTCAAAAATGGCGTTTTGGCAGTTCAAACACTGCGCAACAATATAATGGCGTCGACCCTTTTGGCGACGACGGCCATCACTCTCAGCTCATTGATCAGTGTGTATGTCAGCAACAAATCAACCTCTTCTCTAGAGTCGATACATGGAAACAGCTCTTCCATAATGTCTTCTGTCAAGTTCTCCGCTATATTAGTGTGCTTTCTTTTTGCATTTTTTTGCAACGTGCAGTCTATAAGGTACTATGCCCATGTTAGCTTTCTGGTCTCCGTGCCCTCGGCGTCTACAGACAGTAAAGATTCTATCGAATATGTCGAAATGAACTTGAACAAAGGTTCTTTCTTTTGGTCACTTGGACTCCGAGCATTTTACTTGTCGTTCCCTCTCTTTCTCTGGGTTTTCGGGCCTGTACCTATGTTCGTTTGCTGCTGCGTGATGTCTCTTCTTCTCTATTTTCTGGACACTACCACAAAATTTACGAGGAATCTGTATACACACTCTGTTAGGGAGGATACGAACGGTGAAGATGTGGAGTCTGCTGTTTTTCGGACATGA
- the LOC142549376 gene encoding uncharacterized protein LOC142549376 isoform X2: MASTLLATTAITLSSLISVYVSNKSTSSLESIHGNSSSIMSSVKFSAILVCFLFAFFCNVQSIRYYAHVSFLVSVPSASTDSKDSIEYVEMNLNKGSFFWSLGLRAFYLSFPLFLWVFGPVPMFVCCCVMSLLLYFLDTTTKFTRNLYTHSVREDTNGEDVESAVFRT; encoded by the coding sequence ATGGCGTCGACCCTTTTGGCGACGACGGCCATCACTCTCAGCTCATTGATCAGTGTGTATGTCAGCAACAAATCAACCTCTTCTCTAGAGTCGATACATGGAAACAGCTCTTCCATAATGTCTTCTGTCAAGTTCTCCGCTATATTAGTGTGCTTTCTTTTTGCATTTTTTTGCAACGTGCAGTCTATAAGGTACTATGCCCATGTTAGCTTTCTGGTCTCCGTGCCCTCGGCGTCTACAGACAGTAAAGATTCTATCGAATATGTCGAAATGAACTTGAACAAAGGTTCTTTCTTTTGGTCACTTGGACTCCGAGCATTTTACTTGTCGTTCCCTCTCTTTCTCTGGGTTTTCGGGCCTGTACCTATGTTCGTTTGCTGCTGCGTGATGTCTCTTCTTCTCTATTTTCTGGACACTACCACAAAATTTACGAGGAATCTGTATACACACTCTGTTAGGGAGGATACGAACGGTGAAGATGTGGAGTCTGCTGTTTTTCGGACATGA